The Lentzea guizhouensis genome contains a region encoding:
- a CDS encoding GNAT family N-acetyltransferase, translating into MTQPELLVSTPAQQGEDAPRYSLLVARDSDEVVAAQKLRYEVFAGEMGATLNTSVPGHDVDEFDQHCDHLVVRDDRTGEIVGGYRMLPPERAREAGRLYSDTEFDLGNLADLRPSIVETGRSCVHPDHRNGAVVSLVWAGIARYMLLSGHKWLIGCASIPLQDGGSFAAGVWDTVHAKHYAPEQYRVTPHHPWDVDAVERPAKTALPPLLKGYLRLGAKICGRPALDADFGVADLFILLGMDHVDQRYLKFFLGETA; encoded by the coding sequence ATGACGCAGCCGGAACTGCTTGTCAGCACCCCCGCCCAGCAGGGCGAGGACGCTCCCCGCTACTCCCTCCTCGTCGCCCGTGACAGCGACGAGGTCGTCGCCGCGCAAAAACTGCGCTACGAGGTGTTCGCCGGTGAGATGGGCGCGACGCTGAACACGAGCGTTCCCGGCCACGACGTCGACGAGTTCGACCAGCACTGCGACCACCTGGTGGTCCGCGACGACCGCACCGGCGAGATCGTCGGCGGCTACCGGATGCTGCCGCCGGAGCGGGCGCGGGAGGCCGGGCGGCTCTACAGCGACACCGAGTTCGACCTCGGCAACCTCGCCGACCTGCGGCCCAGCATCGTCGAGACCGGGCGCTCCTGCGTGCACCCCGACCACCGCAACGGTGCCGTCGTGAGCCTGGTGTGGGCCGGCATCGCGCGCTACATGCTGCTGAGCGGCCACAAGTGGCTCATCGGCTGCGCCTCGATCCCCCTGCAGGACGGCGGTTCCTTCGCCGCCGGGGTGTGGGACACGGTGCACGCCAAGCACTACGCGCCCGAGCAGTACCGCGTCACGCCGCACCACCCGTGGGACGTCGACGCGGTCGAGCGGCCCGCCAAGACCGCGCTGCCGCCGCTGCTCAAGGGCTACCTGCGGCTCGGCGCCAAGATCTGCGGCCGGCCGGCGCTCGACGCGGACTTCGGCGTCGCCGACCTCTTCATCCTGCTCGGCATGGACCACGTGGACCAG